In Centroberyx gerrardi isolate f3 chromosome 7, fCenGer3.hap1.cur.20231027, whole genome shotgun sequence, the sequence aatcagaccaaatacattttaagattGATCACAAATTTAGTTGTGTTAACTGGGTTACGCTTACATCAATTATGACTTTACTCTGATTAAGATAATCAGACCAAGACATTTACATGACATGCAATATCATGCATAGAATGAATCAGCGATACTCAAAGTCAAACCTACAGGCGACTTCACAACCAGTTAGATTTCAAAGTGGCCCTTGGAAGCACGTCGGTGTAAACAGATTTCCTTGGCCTCAATTACTTTTGCATATTAACCAAAAGTGCAACTGCATTATACAATTATTTATTCCCAAAACTACAGGATCAACCTCTTGCATAGGTTTTCTTTAAAAACAGGCTGAAGAAGCAGATTaatataaaacttttttttaattttttgattCACTAACACCGAAACCTATGTTTCTTTGAAACAGGTTGGAAGCAGAGCTTGATGGGTATGGATGTTATTTAACCAGTGACTGGTGCAGTGGTGGTGGATGTCTGCATTAATATATTACCTGTGTGTAACTTCAGCTTTTCTTACCCCTACACCTCAAGCAAACACTCcacttttccattatggtaGAAAAAATGGGTGCTAACTGCGAACATTGAAAGattgacagcaaaaaaaaaaaaaaaactattttatcaaCTGGCATTTGAACtgtattttaatgtgtcttcatatgaaaaaatgtgaaatatgactTCTCTCTGGTACCTGTTGCAGTTCAGCAGGTCCTTATTGTAATGCAATCTAATTTTGTGTTCAGCTCTTAAAAAATTCAAACTGGACGAACTATTCTGGAAACTGTAACAGTGCAAAAGTGCCGAGCTCAAACCAGAAACTTCCATTCGAAACACATTCAAACTATCATCATCATGCAGTGTCATAAAAGTTTGTCATCTTTGAAAGAGGGAAAACCCCCAAATGGCAGCTCAGAGTTGCGTTAATGTCCGTCCTTTGCCAGCTGTGCACTGTTCTTTTGAGCCAGGCTGGAGATGGCCTGTGCCAGGTTGTTGATGGCCTcgatcttcctctcctccagtgcCTTCTGCTGCGCCCACAtgttcatcttcctctcctgcagctccaTGTACAGCTGCAGGACGTCCTGCGGCGGACGGGCGGTGCAGGGGGCGGCGGCGGTCAGAGGGGGCGTGGGGAGGATGGGGGTGAACCTCTTGCTGGCTATGGCCTTGCCCAGTTTGGTGCCGCTGAGCTTGGCCCTGCGCTGCGCCTCGATCTCCTCCCGGCTCTTGCCCAGGACCTCGTGCATGGCCTTGAAGAACTCCCAGTGCACGCTGCCCGCCCCCAGCCTCTTGGCCCGCTCTGCGTTCTTCCTGTACGTGGCCAGCATGTTCCTCCACTTCAGGTCACACTCGTACGCCTTGACGGTGACATCGGTGACCCCCGACTCCCTCAGCTTGATGTTCACCTTCTCTGCCACCATCTCCCAAAGTTTCTTTTTCTTGCATACTGGCTGGTCAAAAGCCTGGTCCATTTCAAGGCGGGTGTTGACGAGGTGCCATGTGGCCTGCAGAGTCCATACAAACTCtggagagaagaaaacaaaggtGGATCATGTCagttgattgattaattgatggAACAACACGTAGCCTAGCTCTAAacatgaattgttttttttagttgttttttttttaaagtttgacCACTTGACACAGCCTATGTTTAATGAAAATCATATTTGTAGTGATGCCAGATTACATATAGTTATTATTCATATATGACTGACATCGTAATAGCTTGTTATGACTCTCATGAACGCAACAAGGCACCGTCTCGCCTCTGATCATGAACTCATCAAGCCCTCCTCGCATGCGATGACCGGATGAAATCTGGTTAACTTCACACTGGACGCACTAACCTGCTTTTGTCTTTTCGGCGTCCAGATTGGACACCACAGTTTCATTTTCCTCCACTTCAACACTTTCTGTCACAATAGTCTCGATTACCTCCATGCTGTTCAACTGCGGCGGCGGTTacaagttgtttgtttttatgagtGCTGAATCTATCGTAGAATTTAACAACCTCTCTGCGGCACCGATGGATTTTTCCGCATCAAGTAAAACGATGATTATAACAACTTCACTCGGCAGCTCGGGGAATGTAGTTCTTTTCGGTTATTACAAACGTggggttgtgtgttttgttgtgccGACTGAACTACAATCCCTGAACCATGCGATTTACTAGAAGCGCGGTGACATTTCTCACTCTCACGGGGCTTGTAGTTTTTTAAGGGGAGAAATTGCACCGCGAGATTAGACCCGGCAGTGCAATttaaactacaaatcccacgaTAAATCTAACCGA encodes:
- the LOC139912975 gene encoding uncharacterized protein LOC139912975, which codes for MEVIETIVTESVEVEENETVVSNLDAEKTKAEFVWTLQATWHLVNTRLEMDQAFDQPVCKKKKLWEMVAEKVNIKLRESGVTDVTVKAYECDLKWRNMLATYRKNAERAKRLGAGSVHWEFFKAMHEVLGKSREEIEAQRRAKLSGTKLGKAIASKRFTPILPTPPLTAAAPCTARPPQDVLQLYMELQERKMNMWAQQKALEERKIEAINNLAQAISSLAQKNSAQLAKDGH